The genome window AAGTTTAATAAAAAATGTCTTATTAAAGAGCGAATAACATGTATAGACCAATACCTACACCGATCATCGCGATAGCATCGATAAGACCCGCTACGATGAACATTTTTACTTGAAGTTGTGGTGCTAATTCAGGTTGACGAGCAGCTGATTCTAAGAATTTGCCACCAAGTAGACCGAAACCAAT of Thalassotalea fonticola contains these proteins:
- the atpE gene encoding F0F1 ATP synthase subunit C — protein: MLYIAVALLIGLGALGTAIGFGLLGGKFLESAARQPELAPQLQVKMFIVAGLIDAIAMIGVGIGLYMLFAL